The following proteins are encoded in a genomic region of Natrinema sp. DC36:
- a CDS encoding MBL fold metallo-hydrolase translates to MQEDAGVHALPIAIEYGGREITITPTVVETERGLVLCDVGPDGAVDGLRTHLRSLGYELADVWLVVLTHHDGDHVGGLAELLEHVDAVVATHRDEAPYVSGERDPVKGDGDRYSPVDVDIELVDGVRISTLAGPMEVVATPGHAPGHVSLYFPTGNLLVAGDALVADGDEGTDGEHERSEREPLAGPKPQFTPDMDRAIESVGALAALEIDHTLCYHGGYVDQGSDRIREIREQLRE, encoded by the coding sequence CGGAGGCAGGGAGATTACGATAACTCCAACGGTCGTCGAGACCGAACGCGGACTCGTGTTGTGCGACGTTGGTCCCGACGGTGCCGTCGACGGTCTCCGGACCCACTTGCGATCGCTTGGCTACGAACTCGCGGACGTCTGGCTCGTCGTCCTCACCCACCACGACGGAGATCACGTCGGTGGACTGGCGGAACTCCTCGAGCACGTCGATGCGGTCGTCGCGACCCACCGCGACGAAGCGCCGTACGTGTCGGGCGAGCGCGACCCGGTCAAGGGTGACGGCGACCGCTATTCGCCCGTCGACGTCGATATCGAACTGGTTGACGGGGTCCGTATCTCGACGCTCGCGGGGCCGATGGAGGTCGTCGCAACGCCCGGCCACGCGCCCGGACACGTCTCGCTGTACTTCCCAACGGGGAACTTGCTCGTGGCCGGCGACGCGCTCGTCGCGGACGGTGATGAGGGAACCGACGGTGAGCACGAGCGGAGCGAGCGCGAACCGCTCGCCGGTCCGAAGCCCCAGTTCACGCCGGACATGGATCGCGCGATCGAGTCCGTCGGGGCGCTGGCGGCCCTCGAGATCGACCACACGCTGTGTTATCACGGCGGCTACGTCGATCAGGGGAGCGATCGGATCCGGGAGATCCGCGAGCAACTGCGAGAGTGA